From the genome of Bacteroides sp. MSB163, one region includes:
- a CDS encoding DUF4373 domain-containing protein: protein MSRIKKRGLDYFPVDIDFMNNRLVRRIMKREGEGALATLMCTLACIYGGEGYYVLADELFYDDLATNLYNQSADDVKRILGLAIEYGIFHPGIFSQYGVLTSGEIQSQYLFSTKRRKSAVIDERFRIGNGREEEEEAPGRESEEKTEEETLSTGKNETEGDNVTFTPKNETSGTHSIAQNSIAQNRKEYPLLNSSPAGGTQNADRKSAEERGEEILFSQREAGSENAVPGETPSNGISRNRPPRKEWTDDDISHLQPPQDGLKRNLDGLIFNLRQHRIPQQEQYAIILKSNFGIIGHPIWKGFFDLRESHGKIRFPGKYLLSLCVK from the coding sequence AAAACGGGGACTCGATTACTTCCCTGTCGACATCGACTTCATGAACAACCGCCTCGTGCGCCGCATCATGAAACGCGAAGGCGAAGGCGCCCTCGCCACCTTGATGTGCACCCTCGCCTGCATCTACGGCGGCGAGGGCTACTATGTCCTTGCCGACGAACTCTTCTACGACGACCTCGCCACCAACCTCTACAACCAGTCCGCCGACGACGTGAAACGCATCCTCGGCCTCGCCATTGAGTACGGCATCTTCCATCCCGGTATTTTCAGTCAATACGGCGTGCTCACCAGCGGAGAGATACAAAGCCAATACCTCTTCAGCACCAAGCGACGCAAGTCCGCCGTGATAGACGAGCGGTTCCGCATCGGCAACGGAAGAGAGGAAGAGGAAGAAGCGCCCGGGCGGGAGAGCGAAGAAAAGACGGAAGAAGAAACCCTTTCCACCGGAAAGAATGAAACGGAAGGGGATAATGTAACATTTACCCCAAAAAATGAAACATCCGGTACACATAGCATAGCACAGAATAGCATAGCACAGAATAGAAAAGAATATCCCCTCCTCAATAGTTCCCCCGCCGGGGGAACTCAGAACGCGGACCGGAAGTCCGCGGAGGAAAGGGGGGAGGAGATTCTTTTTTCACAAAGAGAAGCGGGTTCGGAAAATGCCGTACCCGGAGAAACGCCTTCAAACGGAATCTCCCGCAACCGCCCGCCCCGCAAGGAATGGACCGATGACGACATCTCGCACCTGCAACCGCCCCAAGACGGACTGAAACGCAATCTGGACGGACTGATCTTTAATCTCCGCCAGCACCGCATCCCGCAGCAGGAACAGTACGCCATCATCCTCAAGAGCAACTTCGGTATTATCGGACATCCCATTTGGAAAGGTTTCTTCGACCTGCGCGAAAGCCACGGGAAAATACGCTTCCCGGGAAAGTATCTGCTGAGCCTGTGCGTGAAATAG
- a CDS encoding HU family DNA-binding protein: protein MPVFYKPAQSILENKAGKRLFYPRIVLKGNVTTDQIAREIAEYSSLSKGDTKNTIDNLVRVMTTHLQSSESVTLDGFGTFRMTMKSNGKGVETADKVSAAQATLTVRFLPCYTKNPDRTVATRSMVTGVKCLPYNSKTTGSGSDGGNGSDGGGGLDENPLG from the coding sequence ATGCCAGTATTTTACAAACCGGCTCAATCCATTTTGGAAAACAAAGCCGGAAAGAGACTATTTTACCCGCGCATTGTGCTGAAAGGTAATGTAACTACCGATCAGATTGCCCGTGAGATCGCGGAATACTCTTCCCTCTCCAAAGGCGACACAAAAAACACGATCGACAACCTGGTGAGAGTAATGACCACTCATCTGCAATCTTCAGAAAGCGTCACCCTGGATGGCTTCGGCACGTTCCGCATGACGATGAAATCCAACGGTAAAGGCGTGGAAACCGCCGACAAGGTATCGGCGGCACAAGCCACCCTGACGGTGCGCTTCCTGCCCTGCTACACCAAGAATCCCGACCGCACCGTAGCCACCCGCTCCATGGTGACAGGCGTAAAATGCCTCCCTTACAATTCCAAAACAACCGGAAGCGGCAGTGACGGCGGAAACGGTAGTGACGGCGGAGGCGGACTCGACGAAAATCCGCTGGGCTAA
- a CDS encoding N-acetylmuramoyl-L-alanine amidase — protein sequence MRSINLIVVHCSATRANRALTTEELETIHRRRGFRGIGYHYYIRWDGSVVNTRPLELVGAHAKGHNAHSIGLCYEGGLDCNGKPADTRTPEQRSALRLLVYQLLKRFRNSYVCGHRDLSPDLNRNGEIEPEEWIKECPCFEVKKEL from the coding sequence ATGAGAAGTATCAACTTGATTGTGGTGCATTGCAGCGCCACCCGGGCAAATCGTGCCCTTACCACCGAAGAACTGGAAACCATTCATCGCCGTCGCGGCTTCCGCGGCATCGGCTATCACTATTACATCCGCTGGGACGGCTCCGTCGTTAACACCCGCCCCCTGGAGCTTGTCGGCGCGCATGCAAAGGGACACAACGCTCATTCAATCGGCCTCTGCTACGAAGGCGGGCTGGACTGCAACGGGAAGCCTGCGGACACCCGCACTCCGGAGCAACGCAGCGCGCTACGGTTGCTGGTGTACCAGCTGCTGAAGCGATTCCGTAACAGCTATGTCTGCGGGCATCGCGACCTCAGTCCGGACCTGAACAGGAATGGAGAGATAGAACCGGAGGAATGGATAAAGGAATGTCCGTGCTTCGAGGTGAAGAAGGAACTCTGA
- a CDS encoding smalltalk protein: MAIKKSVWDMILKLIIAVISAAAGVLGANAMPL, from the coding sequence ATGGCAATCAAGAAATCAGTATGGGACATGATCCTGAAATTGATTATCGCGGTGATTTCCGCGGCTGCGGGCGTGTTGGGGGCTAATGCGATGCCGCTGTAA
- a CDS encoding RagB/SusD family nutrient uptake outer membrane protein, which translates to MKYIFLSLFAGFLCTSCADMLDVKDLSSMSETFVWEDAALAKQFLNELYADRPGYEASNNPFLNNITDEGRNGHAKTGADDVLRGAWTSSTSLGNWMGFWVYTQVRKANEYIYGLETKATFNEDTRKAYLGEAKFLRALLYFDMVKRYGGVPLIDKPQGLEDNLFVPRATIDETFEFILKDLQTAITNLPRRNATEAGRATLGAAWALRSRVLLYWASPLFNSENKIQRWKDAADAAYEVIKLAKAGDYELSEDLNIWLTRDNRETIFEKQYLLGFKEHGWDGMHKPLSIAHNVGTKTNPTQEMVDAFPMTNGLLPHQEGSGYDDQNPYAGRDKRFYADIVYHLSDYCGRLQNCSVEGADLGFVDACGTSFCSHTGYYIRKGINEKNTLYDRQTGCDQSFIEIRYAEVLLNYAEALNEYEGPNDDVFEALDAVRHRAGITTDVKDILDDATDKEEVRKLIYNERRVELCFEQHRYFDIRRWKIAKEVMHGKRMHGMRITAKRDADGKPLTDEEGNYIWKYDPEMDIDKFLGGENFSCVFEDYMYWMPIPYSELTKNPALIQNPEW; encoded by the coding sequence ATGAAATATATATTTTTATCGCTGTTTGCAGGTTTCCTCTGCACCTCCTGCGCAGACATGCTTGACGTCAAGGATTTGTCAAGTATGAGTGAAACATTTGTTTGGGAAGACGCAGCGCTTGCCAAGCAATTCCTGAACGAATTGTATGCCGACCGTCCTGGTTATGAAGCCAGCAATAACCCTTTCCTGAACAATATTACCGATGAGGGGCGCAACGGACATGCCAAAACCGGAGCCGATGATGTACTGCGAGGAGCATGGACTTCCTCTACATCTTTGGGCAACTGGATGGGCTTTTGGGTGTATACTCAGGTACGGAAAGCCAATGAATACATCTACGGACTGGAGACGAAAGCCACATTCAACGAAGACACCCGGAAAGCCTATTTGGGGGAGGCTAAGTTTCTCCGTGCATTGCTCTATTTCGACATGGTGAAACGCTATGGAGGAGTACCTCTCATAGATAAACCCCAAGGACTGGAGGACAATTTGTTTGTTCCTCGCGCCACAATAGATGAGACCTTTGAGTTTATCTTGAAAGACCTCCAGACAGCCATTACCAATTTACCCCGCAGAAATGCAACAGAAGCCGGACGCGCCACGTTGGGTGCCGCCTGGGCATTACGCTCCCGGGTACTGCTCTATTGGGCAAGTCCGCTGTTCAACTCCGAAAACAAGATCCAGCGTTGGAAAGATGCAGCAGATGCAGCCTACGAAGTCATCAAACTGGCAAAAGCCGGCGACTACGAATTGTCTGAAGATCTCAATATTTGGCTGACCCGTGACAACCGTGAAACCATCTTCGAGAAACAATATCTGCTGGGATTCAAGGAACATGGCTGGGACGGAATGCACAAGCCTCTCTCCATTGCTCACAATGTGGGTACCAAGACTAATCCGACACAGGAGATGGTAGATGCTTTCCCAATGACAAACGGTCTGTTGCCTCATCAGGAAGGTTCGGGATACGATGACCAGAACCCGTATGCCGGACGTGACAAACGCTTCTATGCAGACATTGTCTATCATCTGAGTGACTACTGCGGACGTCTGCAGAACTGCTCGGTAGAGGGTGCAGATCTAGGCTTTGTGGATGCGTGCGGCACATCATTCTGCTCACATACCGGGTATTATATCCGTAAGGGTATTAACGAAAAAAACACCTTATACGACCGCCAAACGGGTTGTGACCAAAGTTTTATTGAAATCCGCTATGCGGAAGTACTGCTGAACTATGCAGAAGCACTGAATGAATACGAAGGTCCCAACGATGATGTATTTGAAGCATTGGATGCGGTGCGCCATCGGGCAGGCATCACTACAGATGTCAAAGATATCCTGGACGATGCAACAGATAAAGAGGAAGTCCGCAAACTTATCTACAACGAACGTCGCGTAGAATTGTGTTTCGAACAACATCGTTATTTCGATATCCGTCGCTGGAAAATAGCAAAAGAGGTGATGCATGGCAAGCGCATGCATGGAATGAGAATCACTGCCAAACGAGATGCGGACGGCAAACCGCTGACAGATGAAGAAGGTAACTACATTTGGAAGTATGACCCTGAAATGGACATAGACAAGTTTCTGGGTGGAGAAAACTTCAGTTGCGTCTTCGAAGATTATATGTATTGGATGCCGATCCCTTACAGCGAGCTGACTAAGAATCCGGCTTTAATTCAGAATCCTGAATGGTAA
- a CDS encoding GDSL-type esterase/lipase family protein yields MKSEFMHFLLFLLFPVISLPLMAQTASPQKVACVGNSITAGVGLHDRNHDSYPMVLARMLGKEYEVRNFGVSGRTMVQKGQSYMKEKAFEKALDYRPDILIVKLGTNDTNPPYWKYKNDYMNDMNILIHAFKKRNPEVKVYLCYPVAIYSERFREREEILVNELIPMIDKVAKQNDAETIDLHTPTQDIPDAFFDNIHPNEKGARIIAREICKALTRNVTRCTE; encoded by the coding sequence ATGAAATCCGAATTTATGCATTTTCTTTTATTCTTGCTATTTCCGGTGATATCTCTTCCGCTGATGGCACAAACGGCTTCTCCACAGAAGGTAGCATGCGTAGGCAACAGCATAACCGCAGGTGTAGGGCTTCACGACCGCAACCACGACAGTTACCCGATGGTACTGGCACGAATGTTAGGGAAAGAATATGAAGTACGTAATTTCGGCGTGAGTGGTAGGACGATGGTACAGAAAGGGCAATCGTATATGAAAGAAAAGGCATTTGAAAAAGCTTTGGACTACCGCCCGGACATATTAATCGTGAAACTGGGCACCAACGACACCAATCCCCCTTATTGGAAATATAAAAATGATTACATGAATGACATGAACATACTGATACATGCTTTCAAAAAGAGAAATCCGGAAGTGAAAGTTTACCTTTGTTACCCGGTGGCAATCTATTCCGAACGGTTCCGTGAGCGCGAAGAGATACTTGTAAACGAACTTATTCCGATGATAGACAAAGTGGCAAAACAAAATGATGCAGAAACCATAGATTTACATACACCCACCCAGGATATTCCTGACGCCTTTTTCGATAACATTCATCCGAATGAGAAAGGAGCACGTATCATTGCCAGAGAAATATGCAAGGCATTGACAAGAAATGTAACTCGGTGTACAGAATAG